One region of Candidatus Binatia bacterium genomic DNA includes:
- a CDS encoding sigma-54 dependent transcriptional regulator — translation MMLVDDEVNLCRSLGRALQRPDLAVATFNRATDALEAAGRETYAVALVDLRMPEMGGIDFLREVKRVSPDTLVVMMTGYATIQTAVEAMRLGAFDYLEKPFENEVARQHVDRALQHFRLREENRNLREQLVDRYGTETIVGASSSMQQVLRVVERVAGSTATVLISGESGTGKELVARALHMRSPRSGGPFIAINCGAIPADLLESELFGHEKGAFTGAHAAKKGLVEQANGGTLFLDEISELLPLLQVKLLRVLQEREVQRVGGEGAIKVDVRVVAATNADLTERIAAGQFRADLYYRLNVVSLRLPPLRERTDDILPLAQHFLRRYDDDGRLNGIDPGAGDALRGYRWPGNVRELENVVQRAALLAQGTRIEVVDLPVEITNTAPAPAPAIPTGKPFGAAREDFERVYILDCLRRNNGNVSRAAREAGLQRQNFYQKLHKFGIQRKDYAV, via the coding sequence ATGATGCTCGTTGACGACGAAGTGAACCTCTGCCGCTCCCTTGGCCGCGCGCTGCAGCGTCCGGACCTCGCAGTGGCGACCTTCAACCGCGCCACCGACGCCCTCGAAGCGGCCGGTCGTGAGACCTACGCCGTTGCTCTGGTCGACCTGCGCATGCCGGAAATGGGCGGCATCGATTTCCTGCGCGAAGTGAAACGCGTCAGTCCCGACACTCTCGTCGTGATGATGACCGGTTACGCCACTATTCAGACTGCCGTCGAGGCCATGCGACTGGGAGCCTTCGACTACCTCGAGAAGCCCTTCGAGAACGAGGTTGCTCGCCAGCATGTCGACCGCGCTTTGCAGCACTTCCGGTTGCGGGAAGAGAACCGCAACCTGCGGGAGCAGCTCGTGGACCGCTACGGGACCGAGACCATCGTAGGGGCCAGCTCCTCCATGCAGCAGGTGCTGCGCGTCGTCGAGCGAGTCGCCGGCTCCACCGCCACCGTGCTCATCTCCGGAGAGAGCGGTACCGGCAAGGAACTGGTCGCCCGCGCACTGCACATGCGGTCTCCGCGCAGCGGCGGGCCCTTCATCGCCATCAACTGCGGCGCCATTCCGGCCGACCTGCTTGAAAGCGAGCTGTTCGGCCACGAGAAGGGAGCGTTCACCGGCGCCCATGCCGCCAAGAAAGGACTGGTCGAACAGGCAAACGGCGGAACCCTGTTCCTCGACGAGATCAGCGAACTCCTCCCGCTGCTGCAGGTCAAGCTCCTGCGAGTCTTACAGGAGCGCGAGGTGCAGCGCGTCGGCGGCGAAGGGGCGATCAAGGTCGACGTCCGCGTCGTCGCCGCCACCAACGCCGATCTCACCGAGCGGATCGCGGCCGGGCAGTTCCGCGCCGATCTCTATTACCGCCTGAACGTCGTCTCCTTGCGTCTGCCGCCTCTGCGCGAGCGCACCGACGACATCCTGCCGCTGGCCCAGCATTTCCTGCGCCGGTACGACGACGACGGGCGGCTCAACGGCATCGACCCGGGGGCCGGCGATGCGCTGCGCGGCTATCGGTGGCCGGGCAACGTGCGCGAACTGGAAAACGTCGTGCAGCGCGCCGCCTTGCTGGCGCAGGGCACGCGGATCGAGGTTGTCGACCTGCCCGTCGAAATCACCAACACCGCGCCCGCGCCGGCTCCCGCCATCCCCACCGGCAAACCGTTCGGCGCCGCCCGGGAGGATTTCGAGCGCGTCTACATCCTCGATTGCCTGAGACGAAACAACGGCAACGTCAGCCGCGCCGCCCGCGAAGCCGGCCTGCAACGGCAGAACTTCTACCAGAAGCTCCACAAGTTCGGCATTCAGCGCAAGGACTACGCGGTCTGA
- a CDS encoding prepilin-type N-terminal cleavage/methylation domain-containing protein: MSPPGACPARWQARAGLSMVELLVATALLSLVMAAAYSNLIAQIRTHATQQLVTESMNDVRTAMRIMSEQIGMAGFGVPLATTPSAAARLVTAAPAKLAFWTKVPVTHTYLSAAAAAGTSTIGVVSAAGLKAGMSVYISDSTRWYFGSIRTVSGNTVLLSSTLAYSFAAGSPVTPVEQVTFELVGRDLMRNGKRFITNVTGLSFTYDSTTLSAIRQINISLSVETRANDLATRKRLPFTLTTRVAPPNLGFS; this comes from the coding sequence ATGAGCCCGCCGGGTGCGTGTCCGGCGCGATGGCAGGCCCGGGCGGGCCTGTCGATGGTCGAGTTGCTGGTTGCAACGGCGCTGCTCAGCCTGGTGATGGCCGCCGCCTACAGCAACCTGATCGCGCAGATCCGCACGCATGCGACGCAGCAGTTGGTGACGGAGTCGATGAACGACGTGCGCACGGCGATGCGCATCATGTCCGAGCAGATCGGCATGGCGGGTTTCGGCGTACCTCTCGCCACGACCCCGTCCGCGGCGGCGCGTCTGGTGACCGCCGCGCCGGCGAAGTTGGCGTTCTGGACCAAAGTCCCCGTTACCCACACCTACCTCAGCGCCGCCGCAGCCGCCGGGACCAGCACGATCGGCGTGGTGTCCGCCGCCGGGCTCAAGGCCGGCATGTCGGTGTACATCAGCGACTCGACGCGCTGGTACTTCGGCTCGATCCGTACCGTCAGCGGCAACACCGTCCTGCTTTCCTCGACGCTCGCGTACTCCTTCGCGGCCGGCTCTCCGGTGACGCCGGTCGAACAGGTCACGTTCGAGCTGGTCGGCAGGGACCTTATGCGCAACGGCAAGCGCTTCATCACCAACGTAACCGGCCTGTCGTTCACGTACGACTCGACGACGCTGTCCGCGATCCGACAGATAAACATCTCCCTGTCCGTCGAGACACGGGCGAACGACCTGGCGACGCGCAAGCGGTTGCCGTTTACGCTGACGACACGCGTAGCGCCGCCGAATCTGGGGTTCTCATGA
- a CDS encoding dihydroorotate dehydrogenase-like protein — protein MDLSTTYLGLELPHPLMPGAGPLVDDLDNVRRLEDAGAAAIVMHSLFEEQIAIEQLGTIYHMEMHADSFAEALSYFPTPSEYRLGPDDYLERIRRLKEAVGIPVIASLNGVTPAGWLEYAKLMEQAGADALELNFYYMATDPAESGDAVERRLVEIAHTVKQETALPVAVKLSPFFSSLANVAQRLDKVGVDGLVIFNRFYQPNIDVEALEVTPSLYLSDSSELNLRLRWLAVLSGRVRASLAVTGGVHTHLDAIKAVMAGAHAVQMVSALLEKGPAELRKVREQMAVWLEAHEYESLRQMQGSMGLDRCPEPGAFERANYMRVLQSWYRSRAF, from the coding sequence ATGGATCTGTCAACGACGTATCTGGGTTTGGAACTGCCCCACCCGCTCATGCCCGGCGCCGGGCCGCTGGTCGACGACCTGGACAACGTGCGCCGCCTCGAAGACGCCGGCGCCGCGGCGATCGTCATGCACTCGCTGTTCGAGGAACAGATCGCGATCGAGCAGCTCGGCACCATCTACCACATGGAGATGCACGCCGACTCGTTTGCGGAGGCTCTGTCGTACTTCCCGACGCCGAGCGAGTACCGTCTGGGACCGGATGACTACCTCGAACGCATCCGTCGCCTGAAGGAAGCCGTCGGCATCCCGGTGATCGCGTCGCTGAACGGCGTGACGCCGGCCGGCTGGCTCGAGTACGCGAAGCTGATGGAACAGGCCGGGGCCGACGCCCTGGAGCTCAACTTCTATTATATGGCGACCGATCCCGCCGAGAGCGGCGATGCGGTCGAACGGCGCCTGGTCGAGATCGCGCATACGGTCAAGCAGGAGACGGCACTGCCGGTGGCCGTGAAATTGTCGCCGTTCTTCTCGTCGCTGGCCAACGTCGCCCAGCGCCTCGACAAGGTCGGGGTGGACGGGCTGGTGATCTTCAATCGTTTCTATCAGCCGAACATCGACGTCGAGGCGTTGGAGGTAACGCCCAGCCTGTACCTTTCGGATTCCTCGGAGCTCAACCTGCGCTTGCGCTGGCTGGCGGTGCTGTCCGGAAGAGTGCGTGCGTCGCTGGCCGTCACCGGCGGAGTGCACACGCATCTCGACGCCATCAAGGCGGTGATGGCCGGGGCACACGCCGTGCAGATGGTATCGGCCCTGCTGGAAAAGGGGCCGGCCGAGCTGCGCAAGGTGCGGGAGCAAATGGCCGTCTGGCTCGAAGCGCACGAATACGAGTCGCTCCGCCAGATGCAGGGCAGCATGGGCCTCGACCGTTGCCCGGAACCGGGGGCCTTCGAACGCGCCAACTACATGCGGGTCTTGCAGAGCTGGTACCGCAGCCGCGCGTTCTGA
- a CDS encoding ATP-binding protein: MLTRVSTYLSASIGRRLAFGMTATLLFGLAVATVLSMRDEQKAIRDILEVKGRTTLNITNRRLSTDFDPANLQAFTEEFEPVLADSDFAYAFLFNDKGVLIALNDPGVTPGPYGPLPPVRELTRRNVVNRVGNYLEILAPVTVNGQRVAGLGLGISLHLVDRQMGRLRYRLLFFIALLIGSALAFISWWSRRMVAPLSQLTETAERFTAGDFNARVAVVGVDEVATLATSFNKLAQSLQQTLQEKDRVLAETRRLYRNLKVARARLGRAERLSAVGMLAAGVSHELNNPLGIILATAGNLRETLHDRPEVAEDVEIIANETQRCRRIIQGLLNFAATGESRPEEVDLNELLRETFALAVRDERAAGLQVAWALDPRLPMVTADPRQLQQVFLNLLLNAADAMGGSGTVTIRTADSIHGGRRRALIEFADHGCGIGAEDLEHIFDPFYTTKKGGSGYGLGLAVSYGLITGHGGEITVRSEPGHGSAFTITLPRHPAPIQADLASQTV; this comes from the coding sequence GTGTTGACGCGTGTATCCACCTACCTGAGCGCTTCGATCGGCCGCCGTCTCGCCTTCGGAATGACGGCAACGCTGCTTTTTGGCCTGGCGGTCGCCACGGTGCTGTCGATGCGTGACGAGCAAAAGGCCATCCGGGACATCCTCGAGGTAAAGGGACGCACGACGCTGAACATCACCAACCGCCGTCTGTCGACCGACTTCGACCCGGCCAACCTGCAGGCGTTCACCGAGGAGTTCGAGCCGGTTCTCGCGGACAGCGATTTCGCGTACGCGTTCCTTTTCAACGACAAGGGGGTTCTGATCGCCCTCAACGATCCCGGGGTCACGCCCGGACCGTACGGTCCGCTGCCACCGGTGCGCGAGCTGACGCGCCGGAACGTTGTCAACCGGGTGGGAAACTACCTCGAAATTCTTGCCCCGGTGACGGTGAACGGCCAGCGTGTCGCGGGTCTGGGGCTCGGCATCTCGCTCCATCTCGTCGACCGGCAAATGGGGCGGCTGCGCTATCGTCTGCTTTTCTTCATCGCGCTCCTGATCGGCAGCGCTCTGGCCTTCATCTCGTGGTGGAGTCGGCGGATGGTGGCGCCGTTGTCGCAGCTCACCGAGACGGCGGAGCGTTTCACGGCGGGGGACTTCAACGCGCGGGTAGCGGTGGTCGGGGTCGACGAGGTGGCGACCCTGGCGACGAGTTTCAACAAGCTGGCGCAGTCGCTGCAACAGACCTTGCAGGAAAAGGACCGTGTGCTGGCCGAGACGCGCCGGTTGTATCGCAATCTCAAGGTAGCGCGGGCGCGTCTGGGGCGTGCGGAGCGCCTGAGCGCCGTGGGTATGTTGGCGGCCGGGGTTTCGCACGAGTTGAACAATCCTCTCGGCATCATCCTGGCGACCGCCGGCAACCTGCGGGAAACTCTGCACGATCGGCCGGAGGTGGCCGAGGACGTCGAGATCATCGCCAACGAGACGCAGCGCTGCCGCCGGATCATCCAGGGGTTGTTGAACTTTGCGGCGACGGGCGAGAGTCGGCCCGAGGAAGTGGACCTCAACGAGCTGTTGCGGGAAACCTTCGCGCTCGCCGTGCGCGACGAGCGGGCCGCCGGACTGCAGGTGGCGTGGGCACTCGATCCGCGCTTGCCGATGGTCACCGCCGACCCACGCCAGCTCCAGCAGGTGTTTCTCAATCTGCTGCTCAACGCCGCCGACGCCATGGGCGGCAGCGGCACAGTTACCATCCGCACCGCCGACTCGATCCATGGCGGCCGGCGCCGCGCCCTCATCGAGTTTGCCGACCACGGCTGCGGTATCGGCGCGGAGGACCTCGAACACATCTTCGATCCCTTCTACACGACCAAGAAAGGCGGGTCCGGCTACGGGCTCGGTCTGGCCGTGAGCTACGGTCTGATTACCGGACATGGCGGCGAGATCACCGTGCGCTCCGAACCGGGGCACGGCAGCGCGTTCACGATCACGCTGCCGCGGCACCCGGCGCCCATACAGGCGGACCTTGCCAGCCAGACAGTGTGA
- a CDS encoding glycosyltransferase: protein MSAQVAAIPRDDASRSPTVAPSVDGLVSVVLPVFNERENLPTLHRRLTTVMKARERPYEVWYVDDGSSDGSLDILRQLAAEDPHVGVVELTRNFGQHAAVLAGFAASTGAVVVTLDADLQNPPEEIPQLLAKIDEGYEVVGGWREERHDPLFRRVASRAINHMTSMAVGVTMKDYGCMLRAYRRSIVSQILDCDERSSFIPALANSLAKRTAEIEVGHSDRFGGASKYGLLKLLRLTFDLLTGFSLLPIQFVSLVGMLVAAAGVGFGGFLFVRRLFVGPEVEGVFTLFAILFVFIGLLILAVGIVGEYVGRIYLEVRRRPTYRIRAIHQQGR, encoded by the coding sequence ATGAGTGCACAGGTTGCGGCCATACCCCGCGACGACGCGTCGCGATCGCCGACCGTGGCGCCGTCGGTCGACGGCCTCGTGTCCGTCGTTCTGCCGGTGTTCAACGAACGCGAAAACCTTCCCACCCTTCATCGCCGGCTGACGACCGTCATGAAAGCCCGCGAGCGGCCATACGAGGTCTGGTACGTCGACGACGGCAGCAGCGACGGCTCGCTCGACATCCTGCGGCAGCTCGCCGCGGAGGACCCACACGTCGGGGTGGTCGAACTGACCCGCAACTTCGGACAGCACGCCGCCGTCCTCGCCGGGTTCGCCGCCTCCACCGGCGCCGTGGTCGTCACCCTCGACGCCGACCTGCAAAACCCTCCGGAAGAAATCCCCCAACTGCTCGCGAAGATCGACGAGGGGTACGAAGTGGTCGGCGGCTGGCGCGAGGAGCGGCACGATCCGCTGTTTCGCCGCGTGGCCTCCAGGGCCATCAACCACATGACCTCGATGGCGGTCGGGGTGACGATGAAGGACTACGGATGCATGCTGCGCGCCTATCGTCGCTCCATCGTCAGTCAGATTCTCGACTGCGACGAACGGTCGAGTTTCATCCCGGCGCTGGCTAACTCGTTGGCGAAACGCACCGCCGAAATCGAGGTCGGGCATTCCGACCGCTTCGGCGGCGCCTCGAAGTACGGCCTGCTGAAACTCCTGCGCCTCACCTTCGATCTGCTCACCGGATTCTCGCTGCTGCCGATTCAGTTCGTCAGCCTGGTCGGCATGCTCGTCGCCGCCGCCGGCGTCGGCTTCGGCGGCTTTCTGTTCGTGCGCCGCCTGTTCGTCGGCCCGGAAGTCGAGGGCGTGTTTACGCTGTTCGCGATTCTCTTCGTGTTCATCGGGTTGCTGATACTCGCCGTCGGCATCGTCGGCGAGTACGTTGGCCGCATCTACCTCGAAGTGCGCCGGCGCCCGACCTATCGGATCCGGGCGATTCACCAGCAGGGCCGGTGA
- a CDS encoding thioesterase family protein, protein MAELEAGLTSERTYTVTDEMTAATLAQRDLAGGPALPPVWSTPDMIARMELTAAAMVAPLLPPGQITVGARNEIGHLGATPVGMQVRVVATLAAVEGRKLVFTVEAFDAREKVGEGVHIRYIVDRAKFDARLAAK, encoded by the coding sequence ATGGCCGAACTGGAAGCGGGACTGACGAGTGAGCGCACGTACACGGTGACCGACGAGATGACGGCGGCGACGCTGGCGCAGCGCGACCTGGCGGGAGGGCCGGCACTGCCGCCGGTGTGGTCGACCCCCGACATGATAGCGCGCATGGAGCTTACTGCGGCCGCCATGGTGGCGCCGTTGCTGCCGCCCGGGCAGATCACGGTGGGCGCCCGCAACGAGATCGGTCACCTCGGGGCGACGCCGGTCGGTATGCAGGTGCGTGTGGTCGCAACGCTCGCGGCGGTCGAAGGCCGCAAGCTCGTTTTCACGGTCGAGGCTTTCGACGCCCGCGAAAAAGTCGGCGAGGGCGTCCACATCAGGTACATCGTGGATCGGGCCAAGTTCGACGCCCGACTGGCGGCGAAGTAA
- the nifJ gene encoding pyruvate:ferredoxin (flavodoxin) oxidoreductase: MSQRRMVTLDGNEAAASVAHRTSEVIAIYPITPSSTMGEFADEWAAQGRSNVWGTVPVVTEMQSEGGAAGAVHGALQAGALTTTFTASQGLLLMIPNMYKIAGELTPFCMHVSARTVATHALSIFGDHSDVMACRQTGFALLASGSVQEAHDLACIAHSATLRARVPFLHFFDGFRTSHEVAKIEELTDADLRAMIDDDLVDAHRQRALTPDRPVIRGTAQNPDAFFQAREAGNRFYSECPAIVQEAMDRFAALTGRAYRLFDYHGDPAADRVVVVMGSGAETTHETVDWLCARGEKVGVLRVRLYRPFSVADFARALPPTVRTIAVLDRTKEPGAIGEPLYLDVVAALREARDGGIAQFAGDPVVVGGRFGLSSKEFTPAMVKAVFDNLAAAPPKNHFTVGIVDDVTHTSLTVDPELDIEPDDVVRAVFFGLGADGTVGANKNSIKIIGEGTDKWAQGYFVYDSKKSGAVTISHVRFGDRPIRSAYLVKRANFVACHQSVFLEKYDMLEDAVPGATFLINTPHGTDTAWDSFPREVQEQIVARRLRVFVIDAYKVAKDTGMGRRINTIMQTCFFAISGVLPRAEAIDHIKRTIKKTYERKGDVIVKQNFAAVDHTLAHLFEVQLPGRVTATHSLPPMVAPAAPDFVQRVTALMMANKGDLLPVSAFPVDGTWPTGTSRWEKRNIALEMPVWDPKICIQCNKCALVCPHAAIRSKVYPPESLTAAPPTFQAMDYKGNEYKGWKYTIQVAPEDCTGCTLCAMVCPAKDKSNPRHKSLDMHPQPPLREAERRNYDFFLDLPEVDRTTVRLDVKQAQFLEPLFEYSGACAGCGETPYIKLVTQLFGDRALVANATGCSSIYGGNLPTTPYTVNRDGRGPAWSNSLFEDTAEFGLGFRLAVDKHAEQARELLRHLSSDIGGVLVDEILQARMDDEAGVAAQRQRILALRGKLAEMETPEAKRLDRIADYLVKKSVWIVGGDGWAYDIGFGGLDHVLALGRDVNLLVLDTEVYSNTGGQQSKATPIGAAAKFAAAGKATPKKDLGLIAMAYGNVYVARIAFGAKDLQTTRALIEAESYPGPSLVIAYSHCIAHGYDLAYGIEQQKLAVSTGYWPLYRFDPRRVAAGESPLQLDSTAPKQAIKDFMRNETRFRMVEQLDPARFRHLAHLAQEEATARVAIYEQLAKLRVPRPVPEAAEESDTGAPTPSAAAR, translated from the coding sequence ATGTCCCAGCGACGTATGGTGACGTTGGACGGGAACGAGGCGGCGGCATCCGTCGCACATCGCACCAGCGAGGTCATCGCGATCTACCCGATCACGCCGTCGTCAACGATGGGCGAGTTTGCCGACGAGTGGGCGGCGCAGGGCCGGTCGAACGTCTGGGGAACGGTTCCGGTGGTCACGGAGATGCAGTCCGAAGGAGGCGCTGCCGGTGCGGTTCACGGTGCGCTGCAGGCCGGCGCTCTGACGACGACGTTCACGGCGTCGCAGGGTTTGCTGTTGATGATCCCCAACATGTACAAGATCGCGGGCGAGCTGACGCCGTTTTGCATGCACGTCTCGGCGCGCACGGTGGCCACCCACGCGCTGTCCATCTTCGGCGACCACTCCGACGTCATGGCCTGTCGTCAGACGGGGTTTGCGCTGCTCGCGTCCGGGTCGGTGCAGGAAGCCCACGACCTCGCCTGCATCGCGCACTCGGCGACGTTGCGCGCGCGGGTTCCGTTCCTGCACTTTTTCGACGGATTTCGCACCTCGCACGAAGTCGCCAAGATCGAGGAGCTTACCGACGCCGATCTGCGCGCCATGATCGACGACGATCTCGTCGACGCCCACCGGCAGCGCGCGCTTACCCCGGACCGGCCGGTGATCCGCGGCACGGCACAGAATCCGGACGCCTTCTTCCAGGCTCGCGAGGCCGGCAACCGCTTTTACTCCGAGTGCCCGGCGATCGTGCAGGAAGCCATGGATCGCTTCGCCGCCCTCACCGGGCGCGCGTATCGTCTGTTCGACTATCACGGCGACCCAGCGGCCGATCGGGTCGTCGTCGTCATGGGTTCCGGCGCCGAGACCACGCACGAGACCGTCGACTGGCTATGCGCCCGCGGCGAGAAGGTCGGTGTATTGCGCGTACGCCTCTACCGGCCTTTTTCGGTGGCCGACTTTGCCCGCGCTCTCCCGCCCACCGTCAGGACTATCGCCGTGCTCGACCGCACCAAGGAACCCGGGGCTATTGGGGAGCCGCTTTACCTCGACGTTGTGGCGGCGCTGCGCGAGGCCCGCGACGGCGGCATCGCGCAGTTCGCCGGCGACCCGGTCGTCGTCGGCGGCCGCTTCGGGCTATCTTCGAAGGAATTCACCCCCGCCATGGTAAAGGCGGTCTTCGACAATCTCGCCGCGGCGCCACCGAAAAACCATTTCACCGTCGGCATCGTCGACGACGTCACGCACACCTCGCTGACCGTCGATCCCGAACTCGACATCGAGCCCGACGACGTGGTGCGCGCCGTGTTCTTCGGACTCGGCGCCGACGGTACGGTCGGCGCCAACAAGAACTCCATCAAGATCATCGGCGAAGGCACCGACAAGTGGGCCCAGGGCTACTTCGTCTACGATTCGAAGAAATCGGGCGCGGTCACCATCTCGCACGTCCGCTTCGGCGACCGCCCCATCCGCTCGGCTTACCTGGTCAAGCGCGCCAACTTCGTGGCCTGCCATCAGTCCGTCTTCCTCGAAAAGTACGACATGCTGGAAGATGCGGTCCCGGGGGCGACGTTTCTGATCAACACGCCGCACGGTACCGACACGGCCTGGGACAGCTTCCCCCGCGAGGTGCAGGAACAGATCGTCGCCAGGCGACTCCGCGTCTTTGTGATCGACGCCTACAAGGTCGCCAAAGACACGGGCATGGGTCGGCGGATCAACACGATCATGCAGACCTGCTTCTTCGCCATCTCGGGCGTGCTCCCGCGCGCCGAGGCGATCGACCACATCAAGCGGACGATCAAGAAGACTTACGAACGTAAGGGCGACGTCATCGTCAAGCAGAACTTCGCCGCCGTCGACCACACCCTCGCCCACCTGTTCGAGGTGCAGCTCCCCGGCCGGGTGACCGCGACGCACTCGCTGCCGCCGATGGTGGCCCCGGCCGCACCCGACTTCGTCCAGCGGGTCACCGCGCTGATGATGGCGAACAAAGGCGATCTCCTCCCGGTGAGTGCCTTTCCCGTCGACGGCACGTGGCCGACCGGCACTTCGCGTTGGGAAAAGCGCAACATCGCCCTCGAGATGCCCGTCTGGGACCCGAAGATCTGCATCCAGTGCAACAAGTGCGCGCTGGTCTGTCCGCACGCGGCGATTCGCTCCAAGGTCTACCCGCCCGAGTCGCTGACGGCGGCACCGCCGACGTTCCAGGCGATGGACTACAAGGGCAACGAGTACAAGGGCTGGAAGTACACTATCCAGGTGGCGCCGGAGGACTGCACCGGATGCACGCTCTGCGCGATGGTGTGCCCCGCCAAGGACAAGTCCAACCCGCGTCACAAGTCGCTCGACATGCACCCGCAGCCGCCGCTGCGGGAAGCCGAACGCAGGAACTACGACTTCTTCCTCGACCTGCCCGAGGTCGATCGCACGACCGTGCGCCTCGACGTCAAGCAGGCGCAATTCCTCGAGCCGCTGTTCGAGTACTCGGGCGCCTGTGCCGGCTGCGGCGAAACCCCGTACATCAAGCTGGTAACGCAGCTCTTCGGCGACCGCGCTCTGGTCGCCAACGCCACCGGCTGCTCGTCGATCTACGGCGGCAACCTGCCGACCACGCCGTATACCGTCAACCGCGACGGCCGCGGACCGGCGTGGTCGAACTCCCTGTTCGAGGACACGGCCGAGTTCGGTCTCGGTTTCCGCCTGGCCGTCGACAAGCACGCCGAACAGGCGCGGGAGCTGCTGCGGCATCTGAGTTCGGACATCGGCGGGGTGCTCGTCGACGAGATTCTGCAAGCGCGGATGGACGACGAGGCGGGCGTCGCCGCGCAGCGTCAACGCATCCTGGCGTTGCGCGGCAAGCTGGCGGAAATGGAGACTCCCGAGGCGAAGCGTCTCGATCGGATCGCCGACTATCTCGTGAAGAAGAGCGTCTGGATCGTCGGCGGAGACGGCTGGGCCTACGACATCGGCTTCGGCGGGCTCGATCACGTTCTCGCGCTCGGCCGCGACGTCAACCTGCTCGTGCTCGATACCGAGGTCTACTCGAATACCGGAGGACAGCAGTCGAAGGCGACGCCGATCGGCGCGGCGGCCAAGTTTGCCGCCGCCGGCAAGGCGACGCCGAAGAAGGACCTCGGCCTCATCGCCATGGCGTACGGTAACGTCTACGTCGCGCGCATTGCCTTTGGCGCCAAGGATTTGCAGACCACGCGCGCCCTGATCGAGGCGGAGTCCTACCCCGGACCTTCCTTGGTCATCGCGTACAGCCACTGCATTGCGCACGGCTACGACCTCGCCTACGGGATCGAGCAGCAGAAACTCGCGGTCAGCACGGGATACTGGCCGCTCTACCGGTTCGACCCTCGCCGCGTCGCCGCCGGCGAGTCGCCGTTGCAGCTCGATTCGACCGCGCCGAAGCAAGCCATCAAGGACTTCATGCGCAACGAGACCCGATTCCGGATGGTCGAGCAGCTCGACCCGGCGCGCTTCCGGCATCTCGCGCACCTCGCCCAGGAAGAAGCGACGGCCCGGGTCGCGATTTACGAGCAACTGGCGAAGCTGCGCGTACCGCGGCCCGTACCGGAAGCGGCCGAGGAATCGGACACGGGGGCGCCGACACCGAGCGCCGCCGCCCGCTGA
- a CDS encoding SDR family oxidoreductase, translating into MRSDSGGSPLMRFFGRIGSVIVDPTIVLSFDRTGYLVHSLTFEAGDLDVDLRGKVCLVTGASSGIGFEVARALAERRGEVWLLCRDRSRGMAAVEEIRRQTGSDRVQLGLVDLASLRSVRAFAERFDEMRVDVLVNNAGILPAAREESADGIEMTWATNVVGPFLLTHLMLPKLKAARGARVINVSSGGMYSQKLDLSDVQVEKKPFDGVAQYALTKRAEVILTELWSERLSGAGVTVNSMHPGWADTPGVRVSLPGFFKVMRWLLRTPAEGADTIVWLAVCRRLTASSGRFWFDRQVRATHYLPWTREDPADRERLWRLCCSQAGIDPRAVE; encoded by the coding sequence ATGAGAAGCGATTCCGGCGGCAGCCCGCTTATGCGCTTTTTCGGTCGTATAGGGAGCGTGATCGTCGATCCGACCATTGTGTTGTCGTTCGACCGCACGGGATACCTCGTGCATAGCCTGACCTTCGAGGCTGGCGATCTCGACGTCGATCTGCGTGGCAAGGTCTGTCTGGTTACCGGGGCCAGTTCGGGCATCGGGTTCGAAGTCGCCAGGGCTCTGGCGGAACGCCGCGGTGAGGTCTGGTTGCTGTGCCGCGACCGGAGTCGGGGCATGGCAGCGGTGGAGGAGATCAGGCGGCAGACGGGTAGCGACAGGGTGCAACTGGGGTTGGTCGATTTGGCGAGTCTGCGATCGGTGCGTGCGTTTGCCGAACGGTTCGACGAGATGCGCGTAGACGTTCTGGTGAACAACGCAGGCATCCTGCCGGCGGCGCGCGAGGAGAGTGCCGACGGCATCGAGATGACCTGGGCGACCAACGTCGTCGGGCCCTTTCTGTTAACGCACCTGATGCTGCCGAAGTTGAAGGCGGCGCGCGGGGCGAGGGTCATCAACGTTTCGTCCGGCGGCATGTATTCGCAAAAGCTCGATCTGAGCGACGTGCAGGTCGAAAAGAAGCCCTTTGACGGCGTGGCGCAGTACGCTCTGACCAAGCGGGCCGAGGTAATACTGACCGAGCTGTGGTCGGAACGGCTGTCGGGTGCGGGCGTTACGGTGAACAGCATGCACCCCGGTTGGGCCGACACGCCCGGGGTGCGGGTGTCGCTGCCGGGGTTCTTCAAGGTCATGCGGTGGCTGCTGCGCACTCCGGCCGAGGGTGCCGACACCATCGTCTGGCTGGCGGTGTGTCGTCGCCTTACCGCGTCGAGCGGTCGGTTCTGGTTCGACCGGCAGGTGCGGGCGACGCACTACCTGCCGTGGACCCGTGAGGATCCGGCGGATCGGGAACGGTTGTGGCGTCTGTGCTGTTCCCAGGCGGGCATCGATCCGAGAGCGGTCGAGTGA